One Acutalibacter muris DNA window includes the following coding sequences:
- a CDS encoding TIGR03936 family radical SAM-associated protein, whose protein sequence is MKSVRVWFSKTGPARYISHLDLTRCMGRALKLSRLPVWYTEGFNPHIYMTFAMPLSLGVSGLRECMDIRLTEDTDLAQAAQILDAQLPEDISVLEIFEPELGFDAVAYAEYEISLDSEEPEALADILEELMAQDTVIVMKHGKKGDKEFDIKPHFTLLDKQAGHGLLKIKLRASCSQAGSVNPSLLLEALKSYKNLEPYAEITRSRLLTKDFFDMK, encoded by the coding sequence TTGAAAAGCGTTAGGGTATGGTTCAGCAAAACAGGACCGGCAAGGTATATCTCTCATCTGGACCTGACAAGGTGCATGGGAAGGGCCCTGAAGCTCTCGCGCCTGCCTGTCTGGTATACCGAGGGATTCAACCCCCACATATATATGACCTTCGCCATGCCCCTGTCCTTGGGTGTGAGCGGGCTGCGCGAATGTATGGATATCAGGCTGACAGAGGATACTGACCTGGCCCAGGCGGCCCAGATACTTGACGCACAGCTGCCAGAGGATATTTCAGTATTGGAAATATTCGAGCCGGAGCTGGGCTTTGACGCTGTGGCTTATGCTGAATATGAAATATCCCTGGACTCGGAGGAGCCGGAAGCTCTGGCAGATATACTGGAGGAGCTGATGGCACAAGACACGGTTATTGTGATGAAGCACGGGAAAAAAGGCGATAAGGAGTTTGATATCAAGCCCCACTTTACTTTATTGGACAAGCAGGCTGGGCATGGGTTGTTGAAAATAAAGCTTCGTGCTTCATGCAGCCAAGCAGGCAGCGTTAATCCATCTCTGCTGCTTGAGGCCTTAAAATCTTATAAAAATTTGGAGCCTTATGCGGAGATTACTCGTTCCAGACTGCTGACAAAAGATTTTTTCGATATGAAGTAA
- a CDS encoding TIGR03960 family B12-binding radical SAM protein, translating into MYPKEVEKVLLKVQKPGRYVGGEPHSVVKKREEVDVRFAFCFPDVYEVGMSHLGIKILYGAINQVPYFWCERVFAPWIDMEHQMVEKNLPLYALESGDPVKGFDFIGFTLQYELSYTNILNMLKLGGLPLRSDDRPDLFNIVVAGGPCACNPEPLADFFDIFFLGDGEEVDLEVMELYRQCKREGTSKQEFLRRAAQIEGVYVPSLYDVEYNYDGTIKKYTPKEGAPATVCKRVVNDMDKAYFPESFPVPLVEVIHDRISVEVLRGCIRGCRFCQAGFLYRPFREKSMETIDRQCRALCESTGYDEISLSSLSTSDYSDLNGLLDYLHRWTEKEKVSLSLPSLRVDNFSPELMERVNSVRKSGLTFAPEAGSQRMRDVINKNVTEEELLHTVNVAFTEGWTRIKLYFMIGLPTETLEDVLAILELGKKVVDAFYANKEKPKGKAVEVSLSAAAFVPKPFTPFQWFGQDTMELLREKQRELKAGNRSRRVSVSYHGAETSFLEAVFARGDRRLCTVLEKAVEQGFHFDSWDECFDFDRWRALFELCGLDPAFYANRTRSFNEVLPWDHLDYGIRKEFLIEECKLAYEGRTTPNCREKCSGCGAACFKGGLCVEKR; encoded by the coding sequence ATGTATCCAAAAGAAGTAGAAAAAGTTCTCTTAAAGGTTCAAAAACCCGGTCGTTATGTGGGCGGTGAACCGCATTCAGTGGTGAAAAAAAGGGAAGAGGTAGACGTAAGGTTTGCGTTTTGCTTTCCTGATGTCTATGAGGTGGGTATGTCCCACCTGGGAATAAAAATATTATATGGGGCCATAAACCAGGTCCCATATTTCTGGTGTGAGCGGGTGTTTGCTCCATGGATAGACATGGAACACCAGATGGTAGAAAAGAACCTCCCTCTCTATGCCCTGGAGAGTGGCGATCCTGTAAAGGGTTTTGACTTTATAGGGTTTACCCTGCAATATGAGTTGAGCTACACCAATATACTCAATATGCTAAAGCTGGGTGGCCTACCCCTGCGCAGCGATGACAGGCCGGACCTGTTTAATATCGTTGTGGCTGGCGGTCCATGCGCCTGTAACCCGGAACCGCTGGCGGACTTTTTTGACATCTTCTTTCTGGGCGACGGAGAGGAGGTTGACCTTGAGGTTATGGAGCTTTACCGTCAGTGCAAAAGAGAGGGCACAAGCAAGCAGGAGTTTCTTCGTCGGGCCGCACAAATTGAAGGGGTTTATGTTCCTTCGCTATATGATGTGGAATACAATTATGACGGAACAATTAAGAAGTATACCCCAAAAGAAGGGGCCCCCGCCACGGTATGTAAACGCGTGGTAAACGATATGGATAAAGCCTACTTCCCGGAGTCTTTCCCGGTACCGCTTGTTGAAGTTATACACGACCGAATTTCGGTGGAGGTCCTGCGAGGATGTATAAGAGGGTGCAGATTCTGTCAGGCTGGGTTCCTTTACAGACCCTTTCGTGAGAAAAGTATGGAGACCATTGACCGTCAGTGTCGCGCTCTATGCGAGTCTACCGGCTATGACGAGATTTCCCTTTCTTCACTGAGCACCAGCGATTACAGCGACCTTAACGGCCTGCTGGACTATCTGCACCGCTGGACGGAGAAAGAGAAGGTGAGTCTGTCCTTGCCATCGCTTCGTGTAGATAATTTTTCCCCGGAGCTAATGGAGCGAGTAAATTCTGTGCGAAAGAGTGGCCTGACCTTCGCGCCGGAGGCGGGCTCCCAGCGTATGCGGGACGTGATAAACAAGAATGTGACCGAGGAGGAGCTGCTTCATACAGTTAATGTGGCGTTCACCGAGGGGTGGACAAGGATAAAGCTGTACTTTATGATCGGCCTTCCAACCGAGACTTTGGAGGATGTTTTGGCTATTCTGGAGCTGGGCAAAAAGGTCGTAGACGCTTTTTATGCCAATAAGGAGAAGCCGAAGGGCAAAGCCGTTGAGGTCTCCCTCAGTGCCGCCGCCTTTGTACCAAAACCCTTCACCCCTTTCCAGTGGTTCGGCCAGGATACCATGGAGCTGCTGCGTGAAAAGCAGCGTGAATTAAAAGCCGGAAACCGCTCCAGGCGGGTAAGCGTCAGCTATCATGGGGCGGAAACCAGCTTTTTAGAGGCGGTTTTTGCCCGCGGCGACCGCAGGCTCTGTACGGTGCTGGAAAAGGCCGTTGAGCAGGGCTTCCATTTTGACAGTTGGGACGAGTGCTTTGACTTTGACCGCTGGAGGGCGCTTTTTGAGCTCTGCGGCCTGGACCCGGCTTTTTATGCTAACCGTACACGGAGCTTTAACGAGGTGCTCCCTTGGGATCACCTGGACTATGGTATCCGCAAGGAATTTTTGATCGAGGAATGTAAGCTGGCTTATGAAGGCAGGACCACGCCTAACTGTCGGGAAAAGTGCTCGGGCTGCGGGGCGGCATGTTTCAAAGGAGGGCTATGCGTTGAAAAGCGTTAG
- the rplS gene encoding 50S ribosomal protein L19, translating into MDAIKLVSQDSLKAEVPQFNIGDTVRVDVNIREGERERIQQFEGTVIARKGSGVSETFTVRRVSYGVGVERVFPLHSPNVKAVRVVRLGRVRRAKLYYLRDRVGKAAKVKEQLK; encoded by the coding sequence ATGGACGCAATCAAATTAGTTTCCCAGGATTCTCTCAAAGCAGAGGTCCCTCAGTTCAACATCGGCGACACCGTCAGGGTTGACGTGAATATCCGCGAGGGTGAGCGTGAAAGGATCCAGCAGTTCGAGGGCACTGTCATTGCCCGCAAGGGCAGCGGGGTCAGTGAGACCTTTACCGTCCGCCGCGTGTCCTACGGCGTAGGTGTAGAAAGGGTTTTTCCCTTACATTCTCCCAACGTAAAGGCTGTCCGAGTGGTGCGCTTGGGCCGCGTGCGCAGGGCTAAGCTGTACTATCTCCGCGACCGGGTGGGCAAGGCTGCCAAGGTCAAGGAACAGCTCAAGTAA
- the ylqF gene encoding ribosome biogenesis GTPase YlqF, translating to MAKTRRKITEDLKLVDIVLELLDARIPASSSNPVLREIIQNKPRVVVLNKSDLADPKQTMRWIAKYRELGLSAVQVESKTGKGLPALYRAVREELKEQIAGWERKGMSGRPIRVMVLGIPNVGKSSIINRMLIGGGAGRAEVRDKPGVTRQNRWFTIGKGFELLDTPGVLWPKFENPIVGERLAFTGAVKDEILDTEGLAGRLLEVLSGLYPQSLENRYKLKLSNEHLAGHELLELVGRKRGMLISGGEIDTDRAAITVLDEFRGGKLGAISLEWP from the coding sequence ATGGCGAAAACCAGGAGAAAGATAACAGAGGACTTAAAGCTGGTGGATATCGTACTGGAGTTGCTGGATGCCCGCATCCCAGCAAGCAGTTCTAATCCTGTACTACGGGAAATAATACAAAATAAGCCTAGAGTCGTAGTGCTGAATAAAAGCGATTTGGCTGACCCCAAGCAGACCATGCGCTGGATTGCAAAATACAGAGAACTAGGTCTGAGCGCAGTCCAGGTGGAGAGCAAAACGGGCAAAGGATTACCTGCGCTATACCGAGCTGTACGCGAGGAATTGAAGGAACAAATTGCAGGTTGGGAGCGCAAGGGGATGTCTGGCCGGCCGATCCGCGTGATGGTATTGGGAATACCCAACGTGGGAAAGTCGTCTATTATCAACCGTATGCTGATTGGCGGCGGCGCGGGCAGAGCAGAGGTGCGGGACAAGCCCGGTGTAACAAGGCAGAACCGATGGTTCACTATAGGCAAAGGCTTCGAGCTGCTGGACACGCCTGGGGTGCTCTGGCCAAAATTTGAAAACCCGATAGTTGGGGAACGTCTCGCCTTTACAGGCGCCGTAAAGGACGAGATACTGGACACAGAAGGATTAGCGGGAAGGCTACTGGAGGTCCTGTCGGGGCTCTATCCTCAGTCCCTGGAAAACAGGTATAAACTTAAACTTTCCAATGAACATTTGGCCGGCCATGAGCTTTTAGAATTAGTTGGCCGAAAGCGTGGTATGTTGATTTCAGGCGGAGAGATAGACACGGACCGGGCAGCAATCACGGTGCTCGACGAGTTTCGCGGCGGTAAGCTGGGAGCTATATCCTTGGAGTGGCCATGA
- a CDS encoding YraN family protein — MAQNTGSAGEDYVARWLEKQGFGIEVRNYHSRFGEIDIIARNSQYIVFVEVKTRESGSMVSAVEAVTMNKQRKILLTAQLYLQKSPCALQPRFDVAAVTTLHGNPMGLQYFANAF; from the coding sequence ATGGCTCAAAACACAGGCTCCGCGGGAGAAGATTACGTTGCTCGCTGGCTGGAAAAGCAGGGATTCGGTATTGAGGTGAGAAACTATCACTCTCGGTTTGGTGAAATTGACATTATTGCAAGGAACTCTCAGTATATTGTATTTGTAGAAGTTAAGACCCGGGAGAGCGGTTCTATGGTATCTGCTGTGGAAGCCGTTACCATGAATAAGCAGAGGAAAATTCTGTTAACTGCACAGTTATACCTACAGAAAAGCCCATGCGCTTTACAGCCGCGGTTTGATGTGGCGGCTGTTACTACACTGCATGGAAATCCTATGGGGTTACAATACTTTGCCAATGCATTTTGA
- the thrC gene encoding threonine synthase, which yields MQYKSTRNSKLRLDASQVIAQGISTEGGLFVPESLPNVKIDLPRLSNLDYQGLAKEIFKLFLTDFTEEQINHCVKNAYEPEKFGGEPVKLVSLKGDLGSRHILELWHGPTCAFKDMALQVLPHFLTVSLSKSAEKKEAVILVATSGDTGKAALEGFRDVSGTRVLVFYPQAGVSPMQKRQMATQEGGNVGVCAIEGNFDDAQAAVKKIFTDSSIKEVLDKHGFMFSSANSINWGRLLPQIVYYFYAYFQICKADKLTVGNPINVAVPTGNFGNILAAYYAREMGLPIKKLICASNANKVLTDFINTGIYDRRREFYATSSPSMDILISSNLERLLYGLLGENSEVLSNWMEQLSREGHYKVGDDVREKVRELFFGGFCNDSATAQTIRNTWREDNYLADTHTAVALDVYRQYVESSGDSSTPTVVVSTASPYKFVGSVLSALETLESGEEFENILQLESITNTTAPAQLKALQHKPIRFDAVIKASQAAGYVLEALGIGE from the coding sequence ATGCAATATAAGAGTACCAGGAATTCTAAACTCCGATTGGACGCTTCGCAGGTGATAGCCCAGGGAATCTCTACAGAAGGCGGGCTGTTCGTGCCGGAAAGCCTGCCCAATGTCAAAATCGACCTGCCAAGACTGTCGAACCTGGACTATCAGGGTCTTGCAAAAGAGATATTTAAACTTTTTTTGACGGATTTCACAGAAGAGCAGATTAACCATTGTGTAAAAAATGCCTATGAGCCGGAAAAGTTTGGCGGCGAACCCGTAAAGCTGGTCAGCTTGAAAGGGGACTTAGGGAGCAGGCACATCTTAGAACTGTGGCACGGCCCTACATGTGCCTTTAAGGACATGGCCCTACAGGTTTTGCCACACTTCTTAACGGTTTCATTGTCAAAATCAGCAGAGAAAAAAGAAGCGGTCATTCTAGTTGCCACCTCCGGCGATACGGGCAAGGCGGCCCTGGAGGGATTCCGTGACGTGTCGGGAACCAGGGTTTTGGTATTCTATCCCCAGGCTGGGGTAAGCCCCATGCAGAAACGGCAGATGGCAACCCAGGAGGGTGGCAACGTGGGAGTCTGCGCTATAGAAGGCAACTTTGACGATGCCCAGGCCGCAGTTAAGAAGATATTTACCGACAGCAGCATTAAAGAGGTTTTGGATAAGCACGGTTTCATGTTTTCCAGCGCCAACTCAATAAATTGGGGGCGGCTGCTCCCACAGATCGTCTATTACTTTTATGCCTATTTCCAAATCTGTAAAGCTGATAAGCTTACTGTTGGCAATCCCATAAATGTGGCTGTACCTACCGGCAATTTTGGAAACATATTGGCGGCCTACTACGCCCGGGAAATGGGCCTGCCTATTAAGAAGCTGATATGTGCGTCTAATGCGAACAAGGTGCTAACGGACTTTATCAATACAGGAATATATGACCGCCGCAGGGAGTTTTATGCGACCTCCTCGCCGTCTATGGACATTCTGATCTCCAGCAATCTTGAACGCCTGTTATATGGCCTCCTCGGTGAGAACAGTGAAGTCCTTTCCAACTGGATGGAGCAGCTGTCAAGGGAGGGCCATTACAAAGTAGGGGACGATGTTCGTGAAAAGGTGCGGGAGCTTTTCTTCGGCGGCTTCTGTAATGACTCAGCTACAGCTCAAACTATCCGAAATACCTGGCGGGAGGACAACTATCTTGCCGATACACATACTGCGGTGGCTCTTGATGTATACCGGCAGTATGTCGAGTCCAGCGGAGACAGCTCTACCCCCACTGTAGTCGTTTCCACGGCCAGCCCATATAAGTTTGTAGGCAGCGTGCTAAGCGCATTAGAAACTTTGGAGAGTGGGGAGGAATTTGAGAACATTCTCCAGCTCGAATCCATAACGAATACCACGGCCCCCGCACAGTTGAAAGCTTTACAGCATAAACCTATACGTTTTGACGCAGTTATTAAAGCTTCCCAGGCTGCCGGCTATGTGTTGGAAGCCCTAGGGATAGGTGAATAA
- the tig gene encoding trigger factor — protein MKSSNNVETNKHELLLEVTPEELNQAINEVYRRESKRMNVPGFRKGKAPRAFIEKYYGEDVFFQAAVDHLYNPMMNAAIEQSELEVVGVNSYSIEKISKEEGIEAKLTVTVQPEVKIDGYKGIEVVKESVEPTAEEIDSEIERVRQRNSRVVTVEDRAAEDGDIVVIDFDGYTDGKQFDGGKAENFDLTLGSGQFIPGFEEQVVGHNVDDEFDVKVKFPEDYHAEELKGKDATFKIKLHEIKHRELPDVDDEFVKDVSEFDTLEEYRKDLENSIRTRKEHAAETSTEQQLIKAIVDKVEADVPQMMIDREVDEIINSFDMQLRDQGMNLETYLKYTQGTVEALQEQYRERAEQQVKVRLGLAKIAEQESLEVTDEEIEAEYKKIADAYGMPIENVKAMVRSKDISKDVANQKAMDLVKESTVYTDKAPEDKVAQE, from the coding sequence TTGAAATCTTCTAACAATGTAGAGACAAACAAGCATGAGCTGCTGCTAGAAGTCACTCCCGAGGAATTGAACCAGGCCATCAACGAGGTTTATAGGCGCGAGAGCAAACGAATGAATGTGCCTGGATTCCGCAAGGGCAAGGCTCCCAGGGCATTTATTGAGAAATATTATGGTGAGGACGTTTTCTTTCAGGCAGCCGTAGATCATCTCTATAATCCTATGATGAACGCGGCTATTGAGCAGTCCGAGCTGGAGGTGGTTGGGGTAAACAGCTACAGCATTGAGAAGATCAGTAAGGAGGAGGGCATTGAGGCAAAGCTCACCGTCACCGTACAGCCTGAAGTTAAAATAGACGGCTATAAGGGTATTGAGGTCGTGAAGGAGTCTGTCGAGCCCACTGCGGAAGAGATAGATAGCGAGATCGAACGAGTCCGCCAGCGCAACTCAAGGGTAGTTACCGTTGAAGACCGCGCCGCTGAAGACGGCGATATTGTTGTAATTGATTTTGACGGATATACAGACGGCAAGCAGTTCGATGGCGGCAAAGCTGAAAATTTTGACCTGACTCTGGGCTCGGGCCAGTTTATACCCGGTTTTGAGGAGCAGGTGGTGGGCCATAATGTGGACGACGAGTTTGATGTGAAGGTGAAGTTCCCGGAGGATTACCATGCCGAGGAGCTCAAGGGTAAGGACGCTACCTTTAAAATTAAGCTTCACGAAATCAAGCACAGAGAACTGCCTGATGTGGACGATGAGTTTGTAAAAGACGTGAGCGAGTTCGATACCCTTGAGGAGTACCGTAAGGATCTGGAAAACAGCATTCGTACCCGTAAAGAGCACGCTGCTGAAACCAGCACCGAACAACAGCTCATTAAGGCGATAGTTGACAAAGTGGAGGCCGATGTTCCTCAGATGATGATTGACCGTGAGGTGGACGAGATTATCAACTCCTTCGATATGCAGCTGCGCGACCAGGGGATGAACTTGGAAACATATCTGAAGTATACTCAGGGTACGGTTGAAGCATTGCAGGAGCAGTATCGTGAGCGCGCCGAGCAGCAGGTCAAGGTGCGTCTGGGCCTTGCGAAGATCGCCGAGCAGGAGAGCCTTGAGGTTACCGACGAGGAGATAGAGGCGGAGTACAAGAAGATAGCTGACGCTTACGGTATGCCGATTGAGAATGTTAAGGCCATGGTCCGCTCCAAGGACATCTCTAAAGACGTGGCAAATCAGAAGGCAATGGATCTGGTCAAGGAGAGCACCGTCTATACCGATAAGGCCCCTGAAGATAAAGTGGCCCAGGAATAA
- a CDS encoding metallophosphoesterase, translating to MSLFVIADLHLSLGTDKPMDVFRGWQDYVQRLEENWRASVAPEDTIVIAGDISWAMRLEDCQRDFAFIHSLPGQKLLMKGNHDYWWNTRSKIDRFLSANGFDTLHIMHNCGYRVGDRAICGTRGWLYNSETEEDRKIVSREAGRLLASMAEAKALGGQLTAFLHYPPLYGGMECREILDILVENKVSDCYFGHIHGQYAAQKALTGSYKGVKMHLISCDYVNFKPVKVGDIAG from the coding sequence ATGTCACTTTTTGTCATCGCGGATCTACACCTGTCTCTGGGAACGGACAAGCCCATGGATGTTTTTAGAGGCTGGCAGGACTATGTACAAAGGTTGGAGGAAAACTGGAGGGCTTCTGTGGCCCCGGAGGATACTATAGTAATTGCCGGCGATATTTCCTGGGCCATGAGGCTTGAGGACTGTCAAAGGGATTTTGCTTTTATCCATTCGCTGCCAGGACAAAAACTGCTTATGAAGGGAAACCACGATTATTGGTGGAATACACGCAGTAAAATTGACAGGTTCTTGTCAGCTAACGGATTTGACACCCTTCATATCATGCACAACTGCGGATACAGAGTAGGGGACCGGGCCATCTGTGGGACCCGTGGATGGTTATACAACTCAGAGACAGAAGAAGACAGGAAAATAGTCAGCCGGGAGGCCGGACGGCTGCTGGCGTCTATGGCTGAGGCAAAGGCCTTGGGTGGACAGCTTACGGCATTTTTGCATTACCCGCCGCTGTATGGCGGCATGGAGTGTCGGGAGATTTTAGATATCTTAGTGGAAAATAAAGTGTCTGATTGCTATTTCGGGCATATCCACGGACAATACGCAGCTCAAAAAGCGCTGACCGGCAGCTATAAGGGCGTTAAAATGCACTTGATTTCCTGCGATTATGTAAATTTCAAACCGGTAAAGGTAGGGGATATCGCCGGTTAA
- a CDS encoding dipeptidase, which translates to MRYFDLHCDTMTECCVKDKHIDKNDLHIDCQRAAEFDTYIQCYAVWIPDNLRGGAAFHRFQQVAERFSEEILHHEQTMYQYRTLEDLAHSDSRHCAVLTVENAAALGGRLENIAEFARFGVKLCSLTWNGENELGRGVRAPGNGGITPFGRQVVRELEKNRIVVDLSHASPELFYDVASISERPIVATHSNAKKVCRHTRNLTDEQFDIIRLSGGLVGLNLYKGFLNDEPDRAAVTDVLRHAEHFLSLGGENTLAIGADLDGGEKNDFVVSGLEEVPELMEMFLRHNYSEMLVDKIFFKNADDFFKKKDLF; encoded by the coding sequence ATGCGCTATTTTGATTTGCACTGTGATACTATGACTGAATGCTGTGTCAAAGACAAACATATTGACAAGAATGATCTCCACATAGATTGCCAGCGTGCTGCTGAGTTTGACACTTATATACAGTGTTATGCAGTATGGATACCAGATAATTTACGTGGAGGCGCGGCGTTTCATCGTTTTCAGCAGGTGGCGGAACGCTTTTCTGAGGAAATTCTGCATCATGAACAGACCATGTATCAATACAGAACTTTGGAAGACTTAGCGCACAGTGATAGCAGGCACTGCGCGGTCCTCACAGTGGAAAATGCCGCAGCATTGGGCGGCAGACTGGAAAATATTGCTGAATTTGCCCGGTTTGGTGTGAAGCTGTGCAGCTTGACATGGAATGGAGAAAATGAACTGGGCCGGGGTGTACGTGCGCCGGGGAATGGCGGGATCACTCCCTTTGGACGGCAAGTGGTTAGGGAACTGGAGAAGAACCGAATCGTTGTCGACCTGTCCCATGCCAGCCCGGAACTGTTTTATGATGTGGCTTCTATATCTGAAAGACCTATTGTCGCCACCCATTCCAACGCAAAAAAAGTCTGCAGACATACAAGGAACCTTACAGACGAGCAGTTTGATATTATACGCTTGTCCGGCGGTTTGGTTGGACTTAACCTTTATAAAGGCTTTTTAAACGACGAGCCGGATAGGGCCGCTGTGACCGATGTACTGCGCCATGCAGAACACTTTTTATCCCTTGGCGGTGAAAATACGCTTGCTATCGGCGCGGATTTGGATGGCGGTGAAAAAAATGATTTTGTGGTATCAGGTTTGGAGGAGGTTCCAGAATTGATGGAGATGTTCCTTAGGCATAACTATTCGGAAATGCTTGTCGACAAGATTTTTTTTAAAAATGCAGATGACTTTTTTAAAAAGAAAGATTTATTTTGA
- the lepB gene encoding signal peptidase I: MDNKEPAAEAVQKPKQPFHAWLLDWIETIVMAFVIVTVVFTFAARVVTVDGASMEPNYYNGDRVLVTSLAGEAEAGDVVIIVHTLEETLIKRVVATEGQVVDFDNELGELIVDGQVVSGEVYGTRNGITFAPENMDDTMDFPQTVPKGCVFVLGDHRDDSTDSRKLSVGMVDRRNILGRVVFNLYPMSKIGPVG, translated from the coding sequence ATGGATAATAAGGAACCGGCAGCAGAAGCAGTCCAGAAACCAAAGCAGCCTTTTCATGCATGGCTGCTGGATTGGATTGAGACCATTGTGATGGCGTTCGTTATTGTGACGGTGGTGTTCACTTTTGCGGCGCGGGTGGTCACGGTAGACGGCGCATCAATGGAGCCAAACTATTATAACGGTGACCGGGTGCTGGTAACATCTTTGGCCGGAGAAGCAGAGGCCGGCGACGTGGTTATAATAGTGCATACCTTGGAGGAGACTCTGATTAAGCGAGTCGTGGCTACGGAGGGCCAGGTGGTGGACTTTGATAATGAACTGGGCGAGCTTATAGTGGATGGACAGGTGGTAAGCGGAGAAGTATACGGCACCAGGAACGGCATTACCTTTGCGCCGGAAAATATGGACGACACCATGGATTTCCCTCAAACTGTACCGAAGGGTTGTGTCTTTGTGCTGGGAGATCATAGGGATGATTCCACTGACAGCAGGAAACTCTCAGTGGGCATGGTGGATAGGCGGAATATTCTGGGGCGTGTAGTCTTCAACCTATATCCAATGTCGAAGATTGGCCCGGTGGGGTGA
- a CDS encoding zinc metalloprotease → MMLSFSIGPCRIQAEFTFFALIAFCCIFTGAKGGLACFAAVCIHETAHLAVMGAMGVWPAKVVLSALGCRIERNGQNDLTDRQNIWISLAGPGANWLSFIIAYVLGFDGSAFWGASFALALTHSLPIEPLDGGLALRYFLSGKYAYEKAEQISRVISTILLVPLAILGFSILLRTRYNYSLLALSIYLMLYLVMKWDYTQP, encoded by the coding sequence TTGATGCTGTCGTTTAGTATAGGTCCGTGCAGAATCCAGGCAGAGTTTACCTTTTTCGCGCTGATCGCCTTTTGCTGTATTTTTACTGGGGCAAAGGGCGGTCTTGCGTGCTTTGCGGCGGTGTGTATTCATGAAACAGCCCATCTTGCCGTGATGGGCGCCATGGGGGTATGGCCGGCAAAGGTGGTACTGTCTGCCCTCGGCTGCCGGATAGAGAGAAACGGCCAAAATGACTTAACGGACAGACAAAATATATGGATATCTCTGGCAGGCCCCGGAGCAAACTGGCTTTCATTTATAATAGCCTATGTGCTGGGATTTGACGGCAGCGCTTTTTGGGGAGCAAGCTTCGCCCTTGCCCTTACCCATAGCTTGCCGATAGAGCCTTTGGATGGTGGGCTTGCCTTGCGATATTTTCTTAGCGGCAAATATGCATATGAAAAGGCAGAGCAAATTTCCCGTGTGATTTCTACTATATTGCTGGTTCCACTGGCCATATTGGGTTTTTCCATATTGCTTCGTACACGGTATAACTACTCTCTTTTGGCTCTGAGTATATATTTGATGTTATATCTGGTGATGAAATGGGATTATACCCAGCCATAG
- a CDS encoding ribonuclease HII, translated as MIDWYEYQRKAEEKGFFAVCGIDEAGRGPLAGPVCAATVIMPLGLEIDGLNDSKKLSEVKREALFDVVKEMALSYGIGWASEQEIDEYNILQATFLAMRRAVEAMPVCADYALVDGNRMPPLAIPGETIVKGDSKCACIAAASILAKVSRDRLLREWDTQYPKYGFAKHKGYGTKAHYEAINKYGILPVHRRSFLKNLGEK; from the coding sequence ATGATTGACTGGTATGAGTATCAGCGGAAAGCTGAAGAAAAAGGATTTTTCGCAGTATGCGGGATCGATGAAGCCGGGCGAGGACCTTTGGCCGGACCCGTATGCGCGGCAACTGTTATCATGCCATTAGGCCTTGAGATAGATGGATTGAACGACTCAAAAAAGCTCAGTGAAGTAAAGCGGGAAGCTCTGTTTGATGTGGTAAAGGAAATGGCCCTGTCCTATGGCATTGGCTGGGCCAGCGAACAGGAGATAGACGAATATAATATATTGCAGGCCACTTTCCTTGCTATGCGCAGGGCCGTGGAGGCTATGCCTGTCTGTGCGGATTACGCTCTTGTGGACGGCAATCGTATGCCGCCGCTGGCTATTCCCGGAGAAACTATAGTTAAGGGCGATAGTAAATGTGCTTGCATTGCGGCGGCGTCTATCCTGGCAAAGGTAAGCCGGGATCGGCTGCTTAGGGAGTGGGATACACAATACCCAAAATACGGCTTCGCTAAACATAAAGGCTATGGCACCAAGGCCCACTACGAGGCTATAAATAAGTATGGCATTTTGCCTGTTCACAGAAGGAGTTTCCTCAAAAACTTAGGTGAAAAATAG